A region of Fibrobacter succinogenes subsp. succinogenes S85 DNA encodes the following proteins:
- a CDS encoding ammonium transporter, with translation MNEVATVATVNDAIFMTENIWIMISAMLVFIMGLGFACVEAGLVRAKCSANVAFKNIAVPAIGITMYALLGFGLMYPGTFNGILGFAGFGIGDWANPANFTAAYNGHFTLFTDWLFQAMFAATAATIVSGAVAERVKLNSFLVFTIAYVALVYPVVGSWTWGGGWLSTFGAHGFHDLAGSTLVHSVGGWAALAGVMILGPRIGKYVGGKVHAIPAHNIPLATIGVFMLWFGWWGFNAGSALNGDPKATSWILVTTNLAAVAGIITATLTSWIVSKKPDATMALNGCLAGLVAITAGADVVTPLSSWIIGAIAGVLVVGAVFMFDRLHLDDPVGALSVHLVNGVWGTLAVGIFDITGDYTLGTQAVGVLAYAVPCFAAASLIFFIIKKTMGLRVTEKQELRGLDQAEHGQEAYSGFQIFSNM, from the coding sequence ATGAACGAAGTAGCAACAGTCGCAACCGTCAACGACGCCATCTTTATGACGGAAAACATTTGGATCATGATCAGCGCCATGTTGGTGTTCATCATGGGTCTCGGATTTGCATGTGTCGAAGCAGGCCTTGTGCGTGCTAAGTGCTCTGCAAACGTCGCCTTCAAAAACATCGCCGTGCCGGCAATCGGTATCACGATGTACGCCTTGCTCGGCTTTGGCCTTATGTACCCGGGTACATTCAACGGCATTCTCGGTTTCGCAGGCTTCGGCATTGGCGACTGGGCAAATCCGGCAAACTTCACTGCCGCCTACAACGGACACTTCACTCTGTTCACGGACTGGCTGTTCCAGGCAATGTTTGCTGCAACCGCAGCAACGATTGTCTCTGGTGCCGTTGCTGAACGTGTGAAGCTCAACTCCTTCCTCGTTTTCACCATCGCCTACGTGGCTCTCGTCTACCCGGTTGTCGGTAGCTGGACATGGGGCGGCGGCTGGCTCTCCACCTTCGGTGCTCACGGTTTCCACGACCTCGCCGGTTCTACCCTCGTCCACTCTGTGGGTGGTTGGGCAGCTCTCGCTGGCGTCATGATTCTCGGACCGCGTATCGGTAAGTATGTCGGCGGCAAGGTTCACGCTATCCCGGCTCACAACATTCCGCTTGCAACAATCGGTGTGTTCATGCTCTGGTTCGGTTGGTGGGGATTCAACGCCGGTTCTGCTCTTAACGGCGACCCGAAGGCTACTAGCTGGATTCTCGTGACCACGAACCTCGCTGCTGTCGCAGGCATCATCACCGCAACGCTTACAAGCTGGATCGTTTCCAAGAAGCCGGACGCCACCATGGCCCTCAACGGATGCCTTGCCGGTCTCGTCGCTATCACCGCTGGTGCAGACGTCGTGACCCCGCTTTCTTCCTGGATTATCGGTGCAATCGCTGGTGTGCTCGTCGTCGGTGCAGTCTTCATGTTCGACCGCTTGCACTTGGATGACCCGGTCGGTGCTCTCTCTGTTCACCTCGTAAACGGTGTCTGGGGTACGCTCGCTGTCGGTATCTTCGATATCACCGGTGACTACACGCTCGGCACTCAGGCTGTTGGTGTCCTCGCCTACGCTGTCCCGTGCTTCGCTGCCGCAAGCCTCATCTTCTTCATCATCAAGAAGACCATGGGCCTCCGCGTGACTGAAAAGCAAGAACTTCGCGGCCTTGACCAAGCTGAACACGGTCAAGAAGCTTACAGCGGATTCCAAATCTTCAGCAACATGTAG
- a CDS encoding P-II family nitrogen regulator: MKLVTAYIQPEKLNSVKQSLYENKIYKMSVTNVLGCGQQKGYNQRFRGVVTEVNLLKKICLKIAVNDEFVKPCIDAIIKGARTGEIGDGKIFVTSLEQCVRIRTGETGPEAIG, from the coding sequence ATGAAGCTCGTCACAGCTTATATTCAACCAGAAAAGCTCAATAGCGTAAAGCAATCGCTATACGAGAACAAGATCTACAAGATGTCCGTCACTAACGTACTTGGCTGCGGCCAGCAGAAGGGTTACAACCAACGTTTCCGTGGCGTTGTTACCGAAGTTAATTTGCTGAAGAAAATTTGTCTCAAGATTGCAGTGAACGACGAATTCGTAAAGCCCTGCATCGACGCCATCATCAAGGGCGCACGCACGGGAGAAATCGGCGATGGAAAGATTTTCGTCACGTCGCTTGAACAGTGCGTTCGCATCCGCACGGGCGAAACTGGCCCGGAGGCGATTGGTTAA
- a CDS encoding CTP synthase — translation MAKATAKNSAKQPKYIFITGGVVSSLGKGITSASLALLLKSRGYKVFMQKLDPYLNVDPGTMSPYQHGEVFVTDDGYETDLDLGHYERFAGVQCSKASSYTSGRIYSSVLSKERAGHYLGGTVQVIPHITNEIKDAFRSAAESGADIILCEIGGVAGDIESLPFLEAARQFRFEVGVENTCFIHLTLVPYLKAAGELKTKPSQHSVAELRNIGIFPDILVCRTEMHIPQEHLDKLALFCNVKPECVIEEKDVKDSVYAVPRELSKQELDLRVLEQLHLSVHPIVHSEWDSLVKKATQPKYECTIALVGKYIAIRDAYKSVHEALQHAGMANNAKVNVECIEAEELEKNPKLIKKADGILIPGGFGSRGVNGKCAAIRYARENKVPLLGICLGMQCCVIEFARDVLGWKDANSTEFDENTTHPVIDLMDEQKNVTEKGGTMRLGAYPCKLAKDSNAAKLYKSEKISERHRHRYEFNYNSEFRKELEKAGLKIAGTSPDGKLVEMVELKNHPYFEACQFHPEFKSRPTDPHPLFTGLVKAALEQKKANGKKPTAPSEKTKKTKTK, via the coding sequence ATGGCTAAGGCAACCGCAAAGAATTCGGCAAAGCAGCCTAAGTACATTTTTATCACGGGCGGCGTCGTAAGCTCGCTCGGCAAGGGAATCACCTCGGCATCGCTCGCGCTCCTCTTGAAGAGCCGCGGCTACAAGGTATTCATGCAAAAGCTCGACCCGTACCTGAACGTGGATCCGGGTACGATGAGCCCGTACCAGCATGGCGAAGTTTTTGTGACTGACGATGGCTACGAAACCGACTTGGATCTTGGCCACTATGAACGTTTTGCTGGCGTGCAGTGTTCCAAGGCATCAAGCTACACATCAGGCCGTATTTATTCTTCCGTACTTTCTAAGGAACGTGCAGGCCATTACCTGGGCGGAACGGTACAGGTCATTCCGCACATCACGAACGAAATCAAGGATGCATTCCGCTCGGCAGCCGAAAGTGGCGCAGATATTATCTTATGCGAAATCGGCGGTGTTGCAGGCGATATTGAATCGCTCCCGTTCCTCGAAGCGGCAAGGCAGTTCCGTTTTGAAGTCGGTGTCGAAAACACTTGCTTTATCCACCTGACTTTGGTGCCGTACCTCAAGGCCGCAGGCGAACTCAAGACCAAGCCTTCGCAGCACTCCGTCGCAGAACTCCGCAACATCGGTATTTTCCCGGACATTCTCGTGTGCCGTACCGAAATGCATATTCCGCAGGAACATCTCGACAAACTCGCGCTTTTCTGCAACGTGAAGCCCGAATGCGTCATCGAAGAGAAGGACGTGAAGGATTCCGTTTACGCCGTGCCGCGCGAACTTTCCAAGCAGGAACTCGACTTGCGCGTTTTGGAACAGCTTCATTTGAGCGTCCACCCGATTGTACATTCTGAATGGGATAGCCTCGTCAAGAAGGCCACGCAGCCCAAGTACGAATGCACCATCGCACTCGTCGGCAAGTACATTGCCATTCGTGACGCCTACAAGTCCGTACACGAAGCTTTGCAGCACGCCGGCATGGCCAACAACGCCAAGGTGAACGTGGAATGTATCGAAGCCGAAGAACTCGAAAAGAATCCAAAGCTCATCAAGAAGGCTGACGGCATTTTGATTCCGGGCGGTTTCGGAAGCCGCGGTGTCAACGGCAAGTGCGCTGCCATCCGCTACGCTCGCGAAAACAAGGTTCCGCTGCTCGGCATCTGCCTCGGCATGCAATGCTGCGTGATTGAATTTGCGCGCGACGTTCTCGGCTGGAAGGACGCCAACTCCACCGAATTTGACGAAAATACAACGCACCCGGTCATCGACTTGATGGACGAACAGAAGAACGTCACGGAAAAAGGCGGCACCATGCGCTTGGGCGCTTACCCCTGCAAGCTCGCCAAGGATTCCAACGCGGCCAAGCTTTACAAGAGCGAAAAAATCAGCGAACGCCATCGCCACCGTTACGAGTTCAACTACAATAGCGAATTCCGCAAGGAACTCGAAAAGGCGGGACTCAAAATTGCAGGTACATCGCCCGACGGAAAGCTCGTCGAAATGGTCGAACTCAAGAATCACCCGTACTTTGAAGCTTGCCAGTTCCATCCGGAATTCAAGAGTCGCCCGACAGATCCGCACCCGCTGTTTACAGGTCTTGTAAAGGCAGCCCTCGAGCAGAAAAAAGCGAACGGGAAAAAGCCTACAGCGCCATCTGAAAAAACGAAAAAGACTAAAACAAAGTAA
- a CDS encoding DNA alkylation repair protein: MSIINEIQKALFAKQDLKFKAFHSKLIPTTDPKSIIGVRTPDLRAIAKEFANHSDVEKFLTTLPHKYYDENQIHAFILSLIKDYDDCVSHIDAFLPYVDNWATCDQMRPKVFAKAANRKRLLKDVERWMSAPVTDVYAVRFGIETLMSFFLDDDFDPKFLKWVSKIRSEEYYLNMMVAWFFATALAKQYEVTLPFIEKHVLDAWTHNKTIQKAIESYRITDEQKAYLKTLKL, translated from the coding sequence ATGTCTATCATCAACGAAATTCAAAAAGCGCTTTTCGCAAAACAGGATTTAAAGTTCAAGGCTTTCCATAGCAAGCTTATTCCGACGACGGATCCAAAGTCAATTATCGGTGTGCGTACTCCCGACTTGCGGGCCATAGCAAAGGAATTTGCAAATCACTCTGACGTGGAAAAATTCTTGACCACGCTTCCGCATAAGTATTACGACGAAAATCAAATCCATGCGTTTATTTTGTCTTTAATTAAGGACTATGATGATTGCGTGTCGCACATTGATGCGTTCTTGCCGTATGTGGATAACTGGGCAACTTGCGATCAGATGCGCCCGAAAGTTTTTGCAAAGGCCGCGAACCGCAAGCGACTTTTGAAAGATGTTGAACGTTGGATGAGTGCTCCCGTGACGGACGTTTACGCTGTCCGCTTTGGTATCGAAACGTTGATGTCGTTCTTTTTGGATGATGACTTTGACCCGAAATTTTTGAAATGGGTTTCGAAAATCCGCAGCGAGGAATATTACTTGAACATGATGGTGGCGTGGTTCTTTGCGACGGCACTTGCAAAACAGTACGAAGTGACTCTCCCATTTATCGAAAAACACGTGCTTGATGCATGGACGCATAACAAGACCATCCAGAAGGCGATTGAAAGCTATCGCATCACGGATGAGCAGAAAGCATATCTGAAGACCTTAAAATTATAG
- a CDS encoding alpha/beta fold hydrolase, giving the protein MIDYTVQTIKTDNFEMDYLKFGTGARTLVLLPGMSLKSMMGLASMVVDSYKIFADDFTVYMFDRKKNFGESYPMEQMATDTAEAMDALGIERACFIGISQGGMISQIIAEQYPQKVERLALGCSAARLNDMSRAVMTEWKRLAEARDIEALCSNFIDKVFSAETIRKYKKSLMRMNTNATEQDMARFCVLARACLEYDAYPGLEKLKCPTLVLGAELDQVLGVIASREIAEVLKQNGVPTELYVYENYGHAAYDEAPDYRSRILEFLKG; this is encoded by the coding sequence ATGATTGATTATACAGTACAGACCATAAAAACTGACAATTTTGAAATGGACTACCTCAAGTTTGGCACAGGCGCGCGTACGCTCGTGTTGTTACCGGGGATGAGTCTCAAGAGTATGATGGGCCTTGCCTCGATGGTGGTGGATTCGTACAAGATATTTGCAGACGATTTTACGGTCTACATGTTCGACCGCAAAAAGAATTTCGGTGAATCGTATCCGATGGAACAGATGGCGACTGATACTGCCGAAGCGATGGATGCGTTGGGCATTGAACGCGCCTGCTTCATTGGAATTTCGCAGGGTGGCATGATTTCGCAAATCATTGCTGAACAATACCCGCAGAAGGTTGAACGCTTGGCGCTCGGTTGCAGTGCAGCCCGCTTGAACGATATGTCTCGCGCGGTGATGACGGAATGGAAACGCCTCGCCGAAGCTCGCGATATCGAAGCCCTCTGCTCTAATTTTATAGATAAAGTTTTTTCTGCCGAAACAATCCGCAAGTACAAAAAGAGCCTGATGCGCATGAATACGAATGCGACCGAACAGGACATGGCTCGCTTCTGCGTGCTTGCCCGTGCCTGCCTTGAATACGATGCATACCCGGGACTTGAAAAACTCAAATGTCCGACGCTCGTTTTGGGCGCAGAACTCGATCAGGTCTTGGGCGTAATCGCCTCTCGCGAAATCGCCGAAGTGCTAAAGCAAAACGGTGTGCCGACGGAACTCTACGTTTACGAGAACTATGGCCATGCCGCCTACGATGAAGCTCCGGATTACCGTTCAAGGATTTTGGAGTTCTTGAAGGGATAG
- a CDS encoding Z1 domain-containing protein, whose translation MDEILSLAYYITYATRRADAPIGFNFLRQAENFIAALMPFEAATQDYYDDDLVALINIHITRDEFLDVLAQIERGVRPRNVSLPVRGVVPNPQERPSFFENYITNIHDDRTKSSVCQTINRLNEVMQGISYNGVDENGNPVVEANNPKSRPNGLVVGRVQSGKTRNYIGLMLKAFDEGWNTIFVLTSNSTELRTQTASRIAKDLAKAGITDRFARQVDVSIRNGNLPANDTNGFLYWGVVIKEVNNIGNFKQWLSDSRAVHQNMRVMIIDDEADNASPNSNNDPNLLEDAEIDLELEKLTCLAEDEQFAGLVDVVEWFKNLRTLNAEHAALIFAKNILAEGARSATVQRDALLRNQNWCNLTGATEEIVREIYRYYNVGNRKPNVKEFILLVKSILSIATDRSQINGGIIEIVDKTRDAVEYTYNFKHCAYIAYTATPYACILNENPNATSIYPDFIQSLDKSNQYFGLAEIFGRYDPDNLNSRMPILQTFSDEEAVLVDKVKSGARISDDLSVEGEEWVGLKDAISYFVCSAAARRVRRLRDVPVIENNGNEEFYSSIRDDLWTSMLVNIHHTIGVMDGAKDAIKTYLRNFLRRDDFIDVCHEAWVRMTGEFTEEYFRQLFPNYGEFEPYPSWEALLPHLEYFRGVDKIQVVVLNTGASGRDDSNRYANNGDGVQRYTDDRAWIVCGGNKISRGLTLPGLTVSYFDRLNKTIPVDTMTQMGRWFGYRRGYEMLPRIWMKPANLQELKKIAQVEELLHPSIRENFDNHYSPADPNHFQTVYSFGRKLSGREQSRRRMEAPMGALIHSKTLPIQRDSVVAAYNIVNRFATEHQEKVRNSEEYQYSRIPLWENVPVEDVVRTLTELRDFYPEKTKRVLNALIRDVNSSLVNEWDVVLGTPAIGVLDSVPENRPYFRIGNFILSGANPRIFYKDGVLEAESRLHISFYANFPKTVLEETTQYYKDYFSHHPEDLPKDKKLPEGFRNRSDSRYMATAFAGLRSPSNKKPVLQFYVINPQGNVEGLEAGIPLIAISVYWPEHNPDYFVANEVGYEPPPRSIDKTHVFVKVNRILQEANFPMTTAALRAKFLKYYPLRKFPNAETVYNANVRRGNENGYGYYQFPGKDAYASINWAEMENAEIEIGRAFLKEIAIILRGTVNRLSFDDLKNAVLAADARWNENLMPSTPAELQRLIENHPEYNLRCEPGRPYRFWFNCEGV comes from the coding sequence ATGGACGAAATTCTTTCTCTTGCTTATTATATCACATACGCGACTCGTAGGGCTGACGCTCCTATTGGTTTCAACTTTCTTCGTCAAGCAGAAAACTTTATTGCTGCGTTGATGCCTTTTGAAGCTGCTACTCAAGATTACTATGATGACGATCTTGTTGCTTTAATTAATATCCATATCACTAGAGATGAGTTCTTAGATGTACTAGCGCAAATAGAGCGGGGGGTTCGGCCGCGAAATGTCAGTTTGCCTGTAAGAGGAGTTGTCCCTAATCCTCAGGAACGTCCGAGTTTTTTTGAAAACTATATCACTAATATCCATGATGATAGAACAAAATCGTCGGTTTGCCAGACCATCAATCGCTTGAATGAGGTTATGCAGGGCATTTCCTATAATGGTGTTGATGAAAATGGAAATCCGGTTGTCGAGGCGAATAATCCGAAGTCTAGACCGAATGGATTGGTTGTTGGTCGAGTCCAGTCGGGTAAGACGCGCAACTATATCGGCTTGATGTTAAAGGCTTTTGATGAAGGTTGGAATACAATCTTTGTTTTAACGAGTAATAGCACTGAACTTCGTACACAGACTGCTAGTCGAATTGCCAAAGATTTAGCCAAAGCCGGTATAACGGATAGGTTTGCTCGTCAGGTAGATGTAAGTATTAGAAATGGAAATCTTCCTGCGAATGACACAAATGGTTTCCTCTATTGGGGCGTGGTAATTAAAGAAGTTAATAATATTGGAAATTTCAAGCAATGGTTGAGTGATAGTCGTGCTGTTCATCAGAATATGCGCGTTATGATTATCGATGATGAAGCTGATAATGCAAGTCCGAATTCTAATAATGATCCCAATTTGTTAGAGGACGCAGAAATTGATTTGGAACTTGAGAAGTTGACTTGTCTTGCTGAAGATGAACAATTTGCAGGACTAGTAGATGTTGTGGAATGGTTCAAAAATCTTAGAACATTGAATGCTGAACATGCTGCATTAATTTTTGCTAAAAATATTTTAGCAGAAGGTGCAAGATCGGCTACTGTTCAACGCGATGCGCTTCTTCGAAATCAAAATTGGTGCAACCTGACTGGTGCGACGGAAGAAATTGTTCGTGAAATTTATAGATACTATAATGTTGGCAATAGAAAGCCAAATGTAAAAGAATTTATTTTATTGGTGAAGTCAATTCTGTCTATCGCAACTGACAGAAGCCAAATCAATGGTGGCATCATTGAAATCGTGGATAAGACTCGGGATGCTGTCGAATATACATATAATTTTAAACATTGTGCTTATATCGCTTATACAGCAACGCCTTATGCTTGTATCTTGAATGAAAATCCGAACGCAACTTCCATTTATCCTGATTTTATTCAATCACTAGACAAATCAAATCAGTATTTTGGCCTTGCTGAAATTTTTGGACGGTATGATCCTGATAATCTAAATTCGAGAATGCCTATTTTGCAAACTTTTTCGGATGAGGAAGCTGTTCTCGTTGATAAAGTTAAAAGTGGAGCTAGAATATCGGACGATTTGTCGGTTGAAGGAGAAGAATGGGTTGGCTTGAAAGACGCCATCAGCTATTTCGTTTGCTCTGCCGCAGCTCGCCGTGTACGCCGATTGAGAGATGTTCCTGTTATAGAGAATAATGGAAATGAAGAATTTTATTCGTCTATTCGTGACGATTTATGGACATCAATGTTGGTAAACATCCATCATACGATAGGAGTCATGGATGGAGCTAAAGATGCTATAAAAACATATTTGCGAAATTTCTTACGGAGGGACGATTTTATAGATGTTTGTCATGAAGCTTGGGTGCGTATGACAGGCGAATTTACCGAAGAATATTTTAGACAACTTTTCCCAAATTATGGAGAGTTTGAGCCCTATCCAAGTTGGGAAGCTCTTTTGCCTCATTTAGAGTATTTTAGAGGCGTGGATAAAATCCAGGTTGTGGTATTGAATACTGGCGCTAGCGGTAGAGATGATTCGAATCGTTACGCAAATAATGGTGATGGTGTTCAACGTTATACGGATGATCGAGCCTGGATTGTTTGTGGTGGTAACAAAATTTCTCGTGGTTTAACGCTTCCGGGGCTTACTGTTAGCTATTTTGACCGATTGAACAAAACGATTCCCGTGGATACAATGACCCAAATGGGGCGTTGGTTCGGTTATCGTCGTGGTTATGAAATGTTACCACGAATTTGGATGAAGCCTGCAAATTTACAGGAATTGAAGAAAATCGCCCAGGTTGAAGAATTGCTTCATCCAAGCATTAGAGAAAATTTTGATAATCATTATTCTCCGGCAGATCCGAACCATTTCCAAACGGTTTATTCATTTGGTAGAAAGCTCTCTGGAAGAGAACAAAGTCGCAGACGGATGGAGGCTCCGATGGGGGCTTTAATCCATTCTAAAACACTGCCTATTCAGAGAGACTCTGTTGTGGCTGCTTATAATATTGTTAATCGCTTTGCTACGGAACATCAAGAGAAAGTTCGGAATTCAGAAGAATATCAATATAGTAGAATCCCGTTATGGGAGAATGTTCCTGTAGAAGATGTTGTTAGGACATTGACCGAATTACGAGATTTCTATCCTGAAAAAACGAAACGCGTTTTGAATGCCTTGATTAGGGATGTTAACAGTAGCTTAGTAAATGAATGGGATGTCGTTTTAGGTACACCTGCTATTGGCGTGCTGGATAGCGTGCCGGAAAATAGGCCGTATTTCCGGATAGGGAATTTTATTCTTTCGGGTGCTAATCCGAGGATATTCTATAAGGATGGCGTTTTGGAAGCGGAATCTAGACTTCACATTTCGTTCTATGCGAATTTCCCGAAAACAGTTTTGGAAGAAACAACTCAATATTATAAGGATTATTTTAGTCATCATCCAGAAGATTTGCCTAAAGATAAGAAATTGCCTGAAGGTTTCCGTAACAGATCTGATTCCCGTTATATGGCAACAGCGTTTGCTGGTTTGAGAAGTCCTTCTAATAAGAAGCCTGTATTGCAATTCTATGTGATTAATCCGCAAGGGAATGTAGAAGGACTTGAGGCGGGAATACCTTTAATCGCTATATCTGTTTATTGGCCGGAACACAATCCGGATTACTTCGTTGCAAATGAAGTTGGTTATGAACCGCCTCCGCGTTCTATTGACAAAACTCATGTCTTTGTGAAAGTCAATAGAATTCTTCAGGAAGCCAACTTCCCGATGACTACGGCGGCTTTAAGGGCGAAGTTCCTCAAATATTATCCGCTTCGCAAATTCCCAAATGCAGAAACGGTTTATAATGCCAATGTTCGCCGTGGTAACGAGAATGGGTATGGTTATTACCAGTTCCCAGGTAAAGATGCTTATGCTTCTATAAATTGGGCGGAAATGGAAAATGCGGAAATAGAAATAGGTCGTGCTTTCTTGAAAGAAATCGCAATTATTTTACGAGGCACCGTGAATCGGTTGTCTTTTGATGATTTGAAAAATGCTGTTCTTGCTGCGGATGCTAGATGGAATGAAAATTTGATGCCTTCAACTCCGGCAGAATTACAAAGGCTTATAGAGAATCATCCTGAATATAATCTGAGGTGCGAACCTGGACGTCCGTATCGTTTCTGGTTTAATTGTGAGGGTGTGTAA
- a CDS encoding PD-(D/E)XK motif protein, which translates to MPDALDANLKEVLTDLMMQIGQTRQKIVRQFAGDFYFFSNFTQMGVAIAFRNDANAFVRQLKTFSLARSAELQTTNGLLPGPFLTLSINPQEFDFENSLSVGIFVDLMIRFVDAEYREKFTTDPDICYTILADLLGNTFKETSPYAVLAEVQMLRMLNSQWLIHSVRENWPGPDGNVHDFELENCSVEVKSTLHAKDRPELVISSQHQLQRTGDKPLYVALFQYENTGDLSIGEEVARYESPKIEYNALVNKLKDKGIVEGSLSWQKQYHWIENPRFYEVTDDFPRITEDMFVNNQFPQDITKIIYHVDLRNQRAYTFEEFLKRISNN; encoded by the coding sequence ATGCCTGATGCTTTAGATGCAAACTTAAAAGAGGTGCTGACTGATTTGATGATGCAAATTGGTCAGACTCGACAGAAGATTGTTCGCCAGTTTGCTGGTGACTTCTACTTCTTTTCAAATTTCACTCAGATGGGCGTTGCAATCGCTTTCCGTAATGATGCGAATGCGTTTGTTCGTCAACTGAAGACGTTTTCTTTAGCACGTAGTGCTGAACTGCAAACGACGAATGGCTTGTTGCCTGGTCCGTTTTTGACATTGTCTATTAATCCGCAGGAATTTGACTTTGAAAACTCACTTTCTGTTGGAATTTTCGTTGATTTGATGATTCGCTTTGTTGATGCTGAATATAGGGAAAAGTTTACAACGGATCCCGATATTTGTTATACGATTCTAGCGGACTTGCTTGGCAATACGTTTAAAGAAACTTCGCCGTATGCAGTACTTGCTGAAGTACAAATGCTGCGGATGCTTAATAGTCAGTGGTTGATTCATTCTGTTCGGGAAAATTGGCCTGGGCCGGATGGAAATGTCCATGATTTTGAACTTGAAAACTGCAGCGTAGAGGTTAAGTCGACTTTGCATGCAAAGGATCGACCAGAACTTGTTATTTCATCTCAACACCAGCTGCAAAGGACTGGGGATAAGCCTCTTTATGTAGCCTTGTTCCAGTATGAAAATACGGGCGATTTATCTATTGGTGAAGAAGTCGCTAGATACGAATCTCCCAAGATAGAATACAATGCTCTTGTTAATAAATTGAAGGACAAGGGAATTGTTGAGGGGTCGCTTTCGTGGCAAAAACAGTATCATTGGATTGAAAATCCTCGTTTTTATGAAGTGACGGATGATTTCCCAAGAATTACTGAGGACATGTTCGTAAACAATCAGTTCCCGCAAGATATAACCAAGATTATTTATCATGTGGATTTGAGAAACCAACGTGCTTACACGTTTGAAGAATTTCTAAAAAGAATTTCAAATAATTAG